The nucleotide sequence TATTAAAAACTTTTATCCATAGGCAATCTAATAGAGTGTATATATAAGTTAAATTAATACATCAAGGAGGAGTACTATGCATTGGAGTTTTCCTGAAATGATAAGACTCTTTTCAGATGAATATAGAAGCAGTATGTTGTCAGAAGGAAATTTTGGAGTAGAAAGGGAATCACAGAGAGTTAATTATTCTGGAGATTTAGCATTAACGCCTCATCCATCTGTATTTGGCGATAAGTTTGAAAACCCACGTATAACAACAGATTTTTCGGAAAGTCAAATAGAGATGATAACACCACCGCTTAAATCAGCTGAGGAAGTCTACAAAGCATTAAATGATATAAATAATGAAGTTAAAAATGCTCTTAAAGGTGAACTATTATGGCCTTTAAGTATGCCGCCAAGACTTCCAAAGGAAGAGGATATACCAGTTGCACAATTTCCGGATACTGAAGACGGTAGACAAAAACAGATTTATAGAAATGGACTTGCACTTCGTTACGGTAAGAAGATGCAAATGATATCGGGTATTCATTATAATTTTTCTTTTAGCGACAAGATGATCGATTTTATATATAGGCAATTGAGAATAGAAAAAACTAAAAGACAATTCATTGATGAGATGTATTTTTCGCTGACTAGAAATTTTTTAAGATATCATTGGATACTTATATATTTGTTTGGAGCATCACCAATATGTGATTCGACATACAATTCTGTTATATTTAAAGAGCTTGAAAAAATAGAAAAATGCTGCCCTCATTGTGCTGGAAAAATAAAGAATTTTAATAGATATGCTACTTCACTTCGTGTAAGTAGGTTTGGTTATTCTGATACAGATGAAAAGAAGTATACTGTGTATTTTAATAGTCTTAGAGAATATGAAACCAAAATTAAGAAAATGATGGAAACTGAAAGTAACAAATATTCTAAACTTGGAATATATAAAGATGGAGTTCAGATTCAGTTAAATGGAAATCTGCTTCAAAGTGAAAGTGAATTTTATGCTCCTATACGTTTTAAAAGAAATATAAAAAAAGGAGAAACACAGCTTACAGCCCTAGTAAATCGTGGAGTAGAGTATATAGAGATAAGAATTTTAGATGTGAATCCTTTTGATAAAGTTGGCATTAGTGTTGAACAGATGAATTTTCTTCAAGTTTTTAATGTGTTTTGTCTGTTTGAAGAAAGCAAGTCAATAGATGAGGAGCAGATGGAAAGGATAAATACAAATCATCAACTTGCAGCGTTACTTGGAAGAAATGAAGATTTAATGCTTTATAAGTATAATGATGATTCTAGAATACCGCTAAAGAATTTTGGCGATGAGATTTTTGAAAAACTAAGAATAGTTGCTAAATTGATGGACAAAGATAATGTAGAAAAGAAATACAGCGAAAGTGTTGAAAGTGAATATAAAAAACTTCATAATATAGAGCTGTTGCCATCAGAAAGAATATGCAGAGAAATGGATAATGATAATAGAAGCTATATTCAATTTGGCATGGAATATGCTGAAGCATAGGGAGCATAAGATTTAGCAATATTTTAATTAACAAACCCTGGATACTAAGGTATAATTATTTGTAAAAGAGGTGGTAAAACATGAATGAAGATTATACAAAACTTGAACTTTCAACTCAGATATTAATTAATGAAGCTTTAGATAGGAAAATACAAGTTGACATACTTGATATGGAAGACAACTTTATACGTTTAAAAAAAGGTGATAAAGTTGAATATGTGAAACAGGCAACTAAAACTTCATTGGATAATTATATAGCGCCTTTAATAATGGAAAATAAAGAAGTAACCAAAATAGTTTTAAAAGAGAATGGTATAAATGTTCCTGAAGGAGTTACTCTTAAAGAAGCAAGTGAAGCGAAAGAAAAGTTCAGTTTATTTTATGGCAAAGATACAGTAGTTAAGCCAAAGTCAACGAACTTTGGAAAAGGAGTAATTATACTAAAACAGCTTAGATCAATTGAAGATTTTGAGAATGCTGTAAATCAGGCTTTTGAATATGATAATTCCGTTATGGTTGAAGAATTTATAGCCGGTAAGGAATACAGATTCTTGGTTATAGGTGATGAAACTATTGCAGTTCTTCATAGGGTTCCAGCAAATGTTATAGGGGACGGAGTTCACAGTATTAAAGAACTTGTAGATGAAAAAAACAAGGATCCACGTAGAGGGCAAGGATACGTAAAGCCACTTGAGAAAATTGTTCTTGGAACTATTGAAAAAGAGTATTTATCATTTTCAAATAGGGATTTTGATTATGTTCCAGACAAGAATGAAATAGTTTATTTGAGAGAGAACTCTAATGTAAGTACTGGCGGAGATAGTATAGATTTTACAGATGAGATTCTTGAGGGATACAAAAAAATTGCAGTTAGAGCAGCTAATGCAGTGGGAGCAAAGATTTGTGGTGCGGATATAATAATAAACGATATAAATGAAGAGCCTAATGCTAAAAACCACAGCATTATAGAATTAAATTTTAATCCAGCAATTCATATGCATGATTTCCCTTACAGAGGTGAAAATAGGCATGTTGAGAGAAAAATTTTAGATTTACTTGGATACTAAAATTATGTATAAAGAACCGTTTTAAAATGATTAGAACATTTTAAAACGGTTTTTTATCATTTAGTTTGGCTTTTTTTATATATATTAATGAAATTATATAACATAATACTTCTAAATAATTGTATTATAGTAAATAAAAGTTAAATACATATAATATTAATACGATAAATATAATATATGGAAATAGATGCCTTTAGGCATTTTAATTAGAGGTGGTGTAAATGTCAAAGACCGAAATTATAATGTTGTTTACTATTATAGGAATAATCTTAGGTGTACTTATCACTATGCTTTCAATATTTCCGCTTTTAAAGAAAAATGGAATAAAGGTAAGTGATATATTAGAAGAGACTCAAAAAGTAGTAGATGCTTCAGACAAGGTTCTTGGTGTGGCATCAGAAGTATTTCCTAAAAGTGGAACAGTAAATATTTTAGAAATTATTGATAAATGGGCAAAAATAGCTGTAGGGAGTGCTGAGCAATTATCTCATGCAGGAGATATAAGTAAAGATGAGAGAGCAGAAGTTGCAGAAAATGTTGTTCTAGATGTGCTTAAGGAGTTGAATATAAATGTTGATGATAATAAGAAAGCACTTATAGATGCTGCTATAAAAAATGCAGTAAATGACCTTGGACACAGTAGTTCTTCAAAGGTCGTAGTAAATAGTACAAGTAAATAGAATATTTAAAAAATCAAATGGATATATTTCGTTTGATTTTTTATTATGAATAGTTAAAAACAAGTTTTGTGTTAAAAGTATGTGAAAAATAGCTACAGTTGAAAACAAAATGTAAATTCTATTAAAATATGTTTTTTATAAATAATTAGGTGGTATACTATAATAGGCTCATAATTTATGAGCTTTGAAAAAGGATTTATTTTATTATAGCTTTAAGGCGGAATGGAGAAAGGTTATGGAAAATGTAGAAACAAAGTCAAAACAATCTAAGGCCTCTATAATTTTATATGTAGCAGCTGCAGTTGTTGCAATTATAGGAATTGCACTTTTAGTAGATAATATTATTGTTTATAGAAAGGCACTTAGCCAGTATGTAGCGCAAGGTTATAAGGCAGCTACAGTTAATTCACAGCTAGTTCCACAACAGCTATTACCTGAAATATTTAATGCTGTTGGTATTTATGGAGGAATAGCTTTTGTTTTATTTGGTGCAGGAATTATAAATAATAAAATTTCAAAATTGTTATCATTACATAATGATTAAGAAAAAACTTCTATAAAAGAAGTTGAATAAAATATAAAAGAGTGGTTAATAGTAAAGTTTAAACTTATGTGTACTGAAATGATAGTCATTAAGCTATTTCAGTGCATATAAGTTTTTTGAAAATAATGGACTAAATTTATAGTAAAAGGTACAGATTTTATTAAAGTCTGTATTTTTTTACATAAAAATAAAGAATATTGTATAAATCAATTTAAATAAAGGAATTTTCAGTGATATAATAAGATTAAATAGAATTTTTATCCAACAACATGAAGCTATAGAAACATGCATTAGAAAGGATGTTTAAATGTGAAAATTTTAGTATATAATCATAGAGCTGATGAAACTGAATATTTTCAAAAGTTTAAAGAAAAATACAATGTTGATTTAATGCTTACAGACAAGACACCGACCATTGAAACTGCTGATTTTGCAAAAGGATTTGACTGCATAAGTATTATTACAACTCCAATTAATGCAGCGCTTATTAAAAAGTTTAACGACGTTGGAGTTAAATTTATATCCACTAGAACTATAGGGTATGACCACATAGATATTAAAAAAGCTAAAGAGCTCAGAATTGGTGTAGGAAACGTAACATATTCACCAAGAAGCGTAGCTGATTATACTGTAATGATGATTTTAATGGCAACAAGAAAAGTAAAAGCAATTATGCAGAATAGCTATGTTCAAGATTATTCTCTAGAAGGTATTCAGGGAAAAGAATTACATAATTTAACCGTAGGAGTTATAGGAACAGGGAAGATTGGGAGAACAGTAATTAAAAATTTAAAGGGTTTTGAATGCAACATTATAGCCTATGATATCAATGAAAATGAAGAAGTTAAAGCCCATGCTAAATATGTGAAATTAGAAGAACTTTTAATGAGTAGTGATGTTATCACAGTGCATGTTCCAGGAGCGGAAGATAACTACCATCTAATAAATAAAAATTCCATATCAAAAATGAAAGATGGGGTATTTATTATAAATACAGCAAGAGGGTCAATTATAAACACATATGATTTTATTGACGCTGTTGAAAAAGGGAAAATTGGTGGAGCAGCATTAGATGTAATAGAAAATGAAACAAATCTCTACTATAAAAATCTTAAAGGAGAAGTGTTAGGAAATAGAGAATTAGCTGTTTTAAAGTCTTATCCTAATGTGATTATTACACCTCATACAGCATTCTATACAGATCAAGCAGTTAGCGATATGGTTGAGAATTCTATACTAAGTTGTATAGCTTTTTATGAGGGAAAAGAAAATCCTTGGAAAGTGTTATAATTGAAACAAAATATTTTTCTGTTATGTATAGGCTAAAAGGTGAGTATTAATTAAAATTAGCAAAATGTATTTTGCTTTAAAAATAGTATTAACTTTACAAATATTCAAAAAGCATTTATGATGAAAATATATTAAATATTGAGAGGGGACTTAAGATTTAGCTATGGATTATAGTGAGTTAGTTTATAAAGCTTTAGAGGCTAGAAAAAAGGCTTATGCACCTTATTCCAAATTCAAAGTTGGAGCAGCTGTGATAGCTGACAATGGAGAAATATATACAGGATGTAATATAGAAAATGCATCCTATGGTGCAACAAATTGTGCAGAAAGAACAGCTATTTTTAAAGCAGTATCAGAAGGGCACACAAAGCTTAATGCTATTGCTATAGTGGGAGTAGAAAAGGATTATACATATCCATGTGGAATATGCAGACAGGTAATTGCTGAGTTTGCGTCAGAGGATATGAAAATAGTTTTGGGAAAAAATAGTGGAGAATATATAGTTAAGACATTGGAAGAAATTCTACCAGGAGCTTTTACTAAAGAGGATTTAAAAAAGTAGTTTAAATAAAGTGTAAGATAAAACTATTGTTATTGGTCGAAGTTATAAAATGAGAGGAAGATTTTTAATATGAATATTGCTAAAATTATAGATCATACAGCATTAAAGCCAGATACAACAAAGGAGCAGATACTAAAACTAATAGAAGAAGCTAAACAAAATAACTTTGCATCAGTTTGTGTAAATCCAAAGTGGGTTAAAGAGGCAAGCTGTGCATTAAAGGACAGCAGTGTTAAAGTGTGTACTGTAATAGGGTTTCCTCTTGGAGCTAATACAACTGCTACAAAAGTATTTGAAACACAAGATGCTATTAAAAATGGTGCAGAAGAAGTAGATATGGTTGTTTCTATAGGAGAATTAAAAGATAAAAATGATGATTATGTAGAAAAAGATATAGAAGAAGTTGTTAAGGCAGCTAGTGGAAAGGCCTTAGTTAAAGTAATTATTGAAACTTGTCTTCTTACCGAAGAAGAGAAGATAAGAGCGTGTAAACTAGCTAAAAAAGCAGGTGCAGATTTTGTTAAAACATCAACAGGGTTTTCAACAGGAGGGGCTAAGGCAGAAGATATTAAATTAATGAGAAAAACAGTTGGAGCTGGTATGGGAGTTAAGGCCTCAGGTGGTATTCATACAAGAGAAGAAGCAATTAAACTTATAGAAGCTGGAGCTACACGTATTGGAGCTAGTGCAAGTATAGATATAATTTCAGAAAATTAAATGAATAACGCTTTTTAGAAAATAAATGCAAGAGGTGGAAAGAGCATGAGAATGGTAGATATAATCTCAAAAAAAAGAGATGGAGGAGAACTTACAAAAGATGAAATTTATTTTTTTGTAAATGGATATACGAATGGAACGATTCCTGATTATCAGGTAAGTGCACTTACAATGGCTATTTATTTTAAGGACATGACTGAAAGGGAAAGAGCAGATTTAACAATGGCCATGGTGAAATCTGGAGAAACTGTTGACCTATCGCAAATTGAAGGGATAAAAGTAGATAAGCACTCGACAGGCGGAGTTGGAGATACTACAACACTTGTACTGGCACCTCTTGTTGCAGCTTTAGGAGTACCAGTTGCTAAAATGTCAGGAAGAGGGTTAGGTCATACAGGAGGAACTATTGATAAACTAGAGTCTATTAGTGGCTTTAATGTAGCACTTACAAAGGAAAAGTTCGTAGAATTAGTTAATCGTAATAAGGTTGCAGTTGTTGGTCAAACAGGCAATTTAACTCCAGCAGATAAAAAGCTATATGCACTTCGTGATGTAACTGGAAGTGTAGAATCAATTCCACTAATTGCTAGTTCTATTATGAGTAAAAAGATTGCAGCAGGAGCAGATGCAATAGTATTGGATGTAAAGACTGGTGCAGGTGCATTTATGAAGACGGAGAAGGATGCGGAAGAACTGGCACATGCTATGGTTAAAATAGGGAATAACGTTGGTAGAAAAACTATGGCAGTAATATCAGATATGTCTCAGCCTTTGGGTTTTGCCGTAGGGAATGCACTTGAGGTAAAGGAAGCTATTGATACATTAAAGGGGCAAGGACCAGAGGATTTAACAGAACTTGTTCTAACTCTTGGAAGTCAAATGGTTATGCTAGCTAAGAAGGCAAATACATTGGAAGAAGCAAAAGAAAAGCTTGTAGAGGTAATAAAAAGCGGTAAAGCTTTAGAAAAATTTAAGCTGTTTCTTGAAAGCCAAGGGGGAGATTCATCAATTGTAGATAATCCTGAAAAGTTACCGCAGTCAAAATATAAGATTGATGTTTTAGCAAAAGAAAGCGGCTTTGTTTCCAATATTGTAGCGGATGAAATTGGAATTGCAGCAATGCTTTTAGGTGCAGGAAGAGCTACAAAGGAAGATACAGTGGATTTAGCTGTTGGGCTTGTACTTAACAAAAAAGTAGGCGATAAAGTGCAAAAAGATGAACCAATTGTAACTATTTATTCAAATAGAGAAGATGTAGAAGAGGTAAAAAACAAAATTTATAAGAGTATAGCAATTTCAAAAAAAGCTGTAAGACCAGTGCTTATTCATAAAATTATTACAGAATAAATTTTCGTCATTAAAAAGCCCTATATTCCTAGAGGTTCAACTTAGGAATGATAGGGCTTTTTTTATTTTTGTAGAATAAGTAGCATAATTTTCAAAAATAAGTATTGACACAACTTAAATTTAATATTATAATTCAATTACACTCAATTAGATTGCGCACAATTAAATTTTAAAATGTTATATGGGAGGCAATGAAATGATACAAGAGATTAATGATAAAAGTTTTGTAAATGTTATTTCCAATTCAAAAAAGGTTGTAGTAGTTGATTTTTGGGCTACTTGGTGCGAACCCTGTAAAATGATAGCTCCTATACTTGAAGAAATTGCAGGAGAATTAAAAGAAAGTTTAGAGATTATAAAAATAAATGATGATAAAAATCGTGAGGCTGTAGATAAGTATGGAATCTCAAATATACCAACTATGTTAATATTTAAAAATGGTGAATTACAAGAAAGTCTTACAGGATTTAATCCTAAAAATAAGCTTAAAGAGGTATTTTCCAAATATATTTAAGGAGTGGATTTCTATGGACAGATATGATATAGCGATAATAGGAAGTGGACCTGCTGGATTGTCAGCGGCAATAAACGCAGTCATAAGGAATAAAAAGGTTATATTATTTGGAAGTGATAACTTAAGCAATAAGCTTTTGAAGGCACCTAAAATAAATAACTATCTTGGAATATACGATGTTTCGGGAAAAGAGCTTAAGGAAAAGTTTTTGGAACATCTAAAATATATGAATATAGAAATAAAAAATGAAAAAGTGAATTCAGTATATTCCATGGGAGATTATTTTGCACTTTCATTAAATCAAAAGATGTATGAAGCAACTTCCATAATAATAGCTTCAGGAGTAGAATTTTCAAAACCTTTAAATGGGGAAGACGAATTACTTGGTAAAGGAGTAGGTTATTGTGCCACTTGTGATGCTCCGCTATATAAAGGTAAGACTGTAGCAATAGTAGGGTATACTAAAGAGGCAGAGGAAGAAGCTAATTATGTAAGTGAACTTGCAGGAAAACTTTATTATATACCTATGTATAAGGATAAAGTAAGTTTAAAAGAAGTTATAGAGGTTGTGGAAGACAAACCAATTAGTATATTAGGTAAGGACAAGGTAAGTGGCTTACAAATGTCAAAAGGTGAAATTAATACTGATGCTGTATTTATAATAAAAGATAGTGTATCACCTGGTAAGCTTGTTCCAGGACTTTTAATGAATGGAGAACACATAGCAGTTGATATAGATATGAAAACTAATATAGAAGGATGTTTTGCAGCAGGAGATTGTGCCGGAAGACCCTACCAATACATAAAATCTGCAGGGCAGGGGCAAATAGCAGCACTTAGTGCAGTAAGCTACATAGATAAAATTAAGCTAAATAAAAAAATAATATAAAACAAAAATGAAGGGAGGAAGATTAGATTCTGTATAATAAATATCTAGAATCTAATTGAATAATTATGTCAGTATATGATTTTAAAGCAAAAACAATAGAAGGAAAAGAGGTATCTTTAGATACTTATAAGGGAAAGGTTTTAATAATAGCAAATACTGCAAGTAAATGCGGATTTACACCACAATATGAGGGACTTGAAAAGCTGTATAAAGAATACAAAGATAAGGGGCTCGAAATATTAGGCTTCCCAAGTAATCAATTTGCAGAACAGGAACCAGGAGATAATAATGAAGTAAAGAATTTTTGCAAACTTAATTATGGAGTAACCTTTCAACTATTTGAAAAAACAGATGTAAGAGATGAAAATGCACATCCTTTATTTAACTACTTAACTGAGAATGCTCCATTTAAGGGATTTGATTTAAATCATCCAACAGGAAAAATGCTTTCAGAGGTTTTAGAGAAGAATTTTCCAAAGTTCTTAGAAGGAAATTCAGTAAAATGGAACTTTACAAAGTTTTTAATAGATAGAGATGGAAATGTTGTAAAAAGATTTGAACCAACTTCTGAACCAAGTGATATGGTTAAAGATATAGAAAAGTTATTATAAAATTTGAAGAAGGGCAATAGCAGAATACTTTATGCTATTACTCTTCTTTTTTATTAAATAATTTTAGATATTCACCATACCCCTCTTCTTCTAAGGCTTCTTTTGGAATGAATTTTAAAGAAGCGCTATTTATACAGTATCTTAAACCGCCTTTATCTTTAGGACCGTCATCAAAGACATGACCAAGGTGAGAATCGCTATCTTTACTTCTGATTTCTATCCTTTTCATGTTATAGCTAAAGTCTGTATTAGCTTTTATATTTTCTTTGACAATTGGTTTAGTAAAGCTGGGCCACCCGCAGCCTGAATCAAATTTATCTAAGGATGTAAACAAAGGTTTTCCAGAAATTATATCTACGTAAATTCCTTCAGATTTATTATCCCAATACTCATTATTAAAAGGGGGTTCTGTAGCATTATTTTGAGTAACCTCATATTGTAATGGAGTTAATTTTTTAGATAAATCATCTTTTTTCATTCTACTCTCTCCTTTTGTTTTATAGAAATAGTATATGCATATAAATTATCTGTAAACTTTATTTTTTATTTTAAATGATTCAGTAATTTTATGGTAAAATAAGTATATCATATATGCAGGGAGGTATGTAAAATGGATATAATAAATAATAGAAGAAGTATAAGAAATTACAAAGGAAAAAAAGTTGAAAAAGAAAAAATAGAAAAGCTTTTAAGAGCAGCAATGCAAGCGCCATCAGCAGGGAATCAACAGCCATGGGAATTTATAGTGCTTGAGGATAGAGAAAACATAGATAAACTCTCTAATTTTAGTAAATATGCGAACTCTCTAAAAACTGCACCACTAGCAATTGTACTTTTAGCAGATGAAGAAAAAATGAAAATTTCAGAAATGTGGGAGCAAGATATGGCAGCAGCAGCTGAAAATATTTTGCTTGAGGCTGCTTACCTAGATTTGGGAGCAGTATGGCTTGGAGCTCAGCCTATTGAAGAAAGAGTAAAAAATTTAAAAGAAATGTTTAATTTAAAATCAAATATAAAGCCTTTTTGTGTAATAAGTGTTGGATATCCAGAAAATAGTGAAAATAAATTTATAGACAGATTCGATGCAAAGAGGATTCACATAGAAAAGTATTAAAAGTAGATAATATTTTTAAGGTTATTTGAAAAAGATTATTGTTACACAAGATCATTACTTATAGGAGCGCAATTTGTAGTTGGGCTCCTTTTAAATCTTCATAAAAACTACAAAAAAAGCTATTATAATAGGTAAGGTATTAAAATACTTAGGAGTGAATTTTATGAAAAACATATTGGTAGTAGAGGATGAGGAGAATGTACTTGAAATTGTAAGAGCTTATCTTGAAAAAGAGGGCTACAATGTATATTGCACTACACAAGGACTTGATGGAATAGAATTATTTAAAAAAGTAAAGTTTCAATTAGTTATTTTGGATTTAATGCTTCCAGATATTGATGGGGAAGAGGTATGCAGAATATTAAGAAGAATTTCAGATGTGTACATATTTATTTTAACAGCTAAAGTAGCTCTAAAGGACAGAATAGAAGGATTAAACATGGGAGCAGATGAGTATTTGCTAAAGCCTTGCAGTCCAAGAGAACTTACAGCAAGGGTTAACGCTCTTTTCAGACGAGTTTTTAAGGATGAGAATAATACTGATTTTGATGATGGAAATTTGCAAATATGTAGTGATAAAAGAATCGTAAGAATTAAGGATCAGCAAATAAGTTTAACCCCCAATGAATTTGATATACTATATGCTTTAGTTTTAAATAAGGGGAGGGTTTTAAGTAGAGAACAGTTAATTGAGAGGGTATTTGGTTTAGACTTCGATGGATTCGATAGAACAATAGATGTTCACATAAAAAATATAAGAAAAAAAATAGAAGAGGATACGAAAAAACCGAAATATATTATAACTGTAACTAAACTTGGTTATAAATTTGGTGGTGATATAAAATGAGGAGTATAAGAAGAGAAGTTAGCATTATATTGATATTATGTACAATATCTGGAGTGATTCTATCAGCACTTTTTGTAAATATAGCCATGAATGCTACTTTTAATAAATATATGGTTAATATTCAAAAGCAAAGGAATAGCAGAATTGTAAGTTATTTTGAGGAAATTTATAAGAGAGACAAAAGGTGGACACAAAACTCTGGAGCAGAAATGATGCATGAAGCCTACATGAGTGATTATTGCCTAACGTTAATGGATAATTCTAAAAAAGTTATTTGGGGTATGAATCCTAATGATATTAGAAACAGCAATCACTGGATTATGAAAACTGAAGGTAAAGGTGTATACAGTTCCAAAACCTTTCCGATAAAGGTTGACGGAAAGGTAGAAGGCTATGTTATGGTAGGGCAATATCATGCAGTCATATTATCCGAGGCGGATATCAACTTTAAGAATTCCATAAATCAAGGTATTGGTTTAAGTGCTCTTGTTGCTATTATTATTGTTGCATTATTAAGTTTAATTGTATCAAAAGGATTTTCACGTCCAATTAAAAAGGTTTCAGAGACCTCAGTCCAACTATCTAAGGGAAATTACGAGTTTAGGTCTGAAATAAAAAGCAATATAAATGAAATAAATGATTTAATAAAAAGTATTAATATGCTTGGAGGAACTTTAAAGCACCAAAATCTTCTTAGAAGAAGGCTTATATCTGATATATCCCATGAAATAAGAACTCCGCTTAATGTGCTACAAAATAATCTAGAAGCTATGATAGATGGAATAATACCTGTTACAGAAGATAGGTTAGTTAAATTAAATGAAGAAGTTATAAGGTTTGGTGAGCTTTTAAATAATTTAGATTTACTTAAAAGATTTGAGACTGAGGAGAGTTCAGTGAGTATGAAGAAAATACCCTTAGATAAGATTATAAGGGGAATTTGCAAAGAATTTCTCAATGTTGCAAAAGAAAATAATATAGAAATTCATACAAATATACCTGAGGGCTACTATATGATTTTAGGTGATGAGAATAAGTTAAAGCAAGTATTTATAAATTTATTATCCAATTCAGTTAAGTTTAATAATAAAAAGGGTGATATATGGATTTCTCTTGATGAAGAAGACAAGGAAATAGTAGCAAGGATAAAG is from Clostridium acetobutylicum ATCC 824 and encodes:
- the deoC gene encoding deoxyribose-phosphate aldolase, translated to MNIAKIIDHTALKPDTTKEQILKLIEEAKQNNFASVCVNPKWVKEASCALKDSSVKVCTVIGFPLGANTTATKVFETQDAIKNGAEEVDMVVSIGELKDKNDDYVEKDIEEVVKAASGKALVKVIIETCLLTEEEKIRACKLAKKAGADFVKTSTGFSTGGAKAEDIKLMRKTVGAGMGVKASGGIHTREEAIKLIEAGATRIGASASIDIISEN
- the gshAB gene encoding bifunctional glutamate--cysteine ligase GshA/glutathione synthetase GshB translates to MNEDYTKLELSTQILINEALDRKIQVDILDMEDNFIRLKKGDKVEYVKQATKTSLDNYIAPLIMENKEVTKIVLKENGINVPEGVTLKEASEAKEKFSLFYGKDTVVKPKSTNFGKGVIILKQLRSIEDFENAVNQAFEYDNSVMVEEFIAGKEYRFLVIGDETIAVLHRVPANVIGDGVHSIKELVDEKNKDPRRGQGYVKPLEKIVLGTIEKEYLSFSNRDFDYVPDKNEIVYLRENSNVSTGGDSIDFTDEILEGYKKIAVRAANAVGAKICGADIIINDINEEPNAKNHSIIELNFNPAIHMHDFPYRGENRHVERKILDLLGY
- a CDS encoding cytidine deaminase, giving the protein MDYSELVYKALEARKKAYAPYSKFKVGAAVIADNGEIYTGCNIENASYGATNCAERTAIFKAVSEGHTKLNAIAIVGVEKDYTYPCGICRQVIAEFASEDMKIVLGKNSGEYIVKTLEEILPGAFTKEDLKK
- the trxA gene encoding thioredoxin, with the protein product MIQEINDKSFVNVISNSKKVVVVDFWATWCEPCKMIAPILEEIAGELKESLEIIKINDDKNREAVDKYGISNIPTMLIFKNGELQESLTGFNPKNKLKEVFSKYI
- a CDS encoding pyrimidine-nucleoside phosphorylase, with translation MRMVDIISKKRDGGELTKDEIYFFVNGYTNGTIPDYQVSALTMAIYFKDMTERERADLTMAMVKSGETVDLSQIEGIKVDKHSTGGVGDTTTLVLAPLVAALGVPVAKMSGRGLGHTGGTIDKLESISGFNVALTKEKFVELVNRNKVAVVGQTGNLTPADKKLYALRDVTGSVESIPLIASSIMSKKIAAGADAIVLDVKTGAGAFMKTEKDAEELAHAMVKIGNNVGRKTMAVISDMSQPLGFAVGNALEVKEAIDTLKGQGPEDLTELVLTLGSQMVMLAKKANTLEEAKEKLVEVIKSGKALEKFKLFLESQGGDSSIVDNPEKLPQSKYKIDVLAKESGFVSNIVADEIGIAAMLLGAGRATKEDTVDLAVGLVLNKKVGDKVQKDEPIVTIYSNREDVEEVKNKIYKSIAISKKAVRPVLIHKIITE
- a CDS encoding membrane protein, with translation MENVETKSKQSKASIILYVAAAVVAIIGIALLVDNIIVYRKALSQYVAQGYKAATVNSQLVPQQLLPEIFNAVGIYGGIAFVLFGAGIINNKISKLLSLHND
- a CDS encoding NAD(P)/FAD-dependent oxidoreductase is translated as MDRYDIAIIGSGPAGLSAAINAVIRNKKVILFGSDNLSNKLLKAPKINNYLGIYDVSGKELKEKFLEHLKYMNIEIKNEKVNSVYSMGDYFALSLNQKMYEATSIIIASGVEFSKPLNGEDELLGKGVGYCATCDAPLYKGKTVAIVGYTKEAEEEANYVSELAGKLYYIPMYKDKVSLKEVIEVVEDKPISILGKDKVSGLQMSKGEINTDAVFIIKDSVSPGKLVPGLLMNGEHIAVDIDMKTNIEGCFAAGDCAGRPYQYIKSAGQGQIAALSAVSYIDKIKLNKKII
- a CDS encoding glutathione peroxidase gives rise to the protein MSVYDFKAKTIEGKEVSLDTYKGKVLIIANTASKCGFTPQYEGLEKLYKEYKDKGLEILGFPSNQFAEQEPGDNNEVKNFCKLNYGVTFQLFEKTDVRDENAHPLFNYLTENAPFKGFDLNHPTGKMLSEVLEKNFPKFLEGNSVKWNFTKFLIDRDGNVVKRFEPTSEPSDMVKDIEKLL
- a CDS encoding D-isomer specific 2-hydroxyacid dehydrogenase family protein, translating into MKILVYNHRADETEYFQKFKEKYNVDLMLTDKTPTIETADFAKGFDCISIITTPINAALIKKFNDVGVKFISTRTIGYDHIDIKKAKELRIGVGNVTYSPRSVADYTVMMILMATRKVKAIMQNSYVQDYSLEGIQGKELHNLTVGVIGTGKIGRTVIKNLKGFECNIIAYDINENEEVKAHAKYVKLEELLMSSDVITVHVPGAEDNYHLINKNSISKMKDGVFIINTARGSIINTYDFIDAVEKGKIGGAALDVIENETNLYYKNLKGEVLGNRELAVLKSYPNVIITPHTAFYTDQAVSDMVENSILSCIAFYEGKENPWKVL
- the gshA gene encoding glutamate--cysteine ligase: MHWSFPEMIRLFSDEYRSSMLSEGNFGVERESQRVNYSGDLALTPHPSVFGDKFENPRITTDFSESQIEMITPPLKSAEEVYKALNDINNEVKNALKGELLWPLSMPPRLPKEEDIPVAQFPDTEDGRQKQIYRNGLALRYGKKMQMISGIHYNFSFSDKMIDFIYRQLRIEKTKRQFIDEMYFSLTRNFLRYHWILIYLFGASPICDSTYNSVIFKELEKIEKCCPHCAGKIKNFNRYATSLRVSRFGYSDTDEKKYTVYFNSLREYETKIKKMMETESNKYSKLGIYKDGVQIQLNGNLLQSESEFYAPIRFKRNIKKGETQLTALVNRGVEYIEIRILDVNPFDKVGISVEQMNFLQVFNVFCLFEESKSIDEEQMERINTNHQLAALLGRNEDLMLYKYNDDSRIPLKNFGDEIFEKLRIVAKLMDKDNVEKKYSESVESEYKKLHNIELLPSERICREMDNDNRSYIQFGMEYAEA